Genomic segment of Syntrophales bacterium:
TATCGATAAGGTTACACATTATCAACGTCCGTTCTACCATTTTGGGATTGTTTTTACCCAAACCTTCCTTGATCCATACACAGTCCATACGCAGTGCGGTAAGCATCTGACCCAACTCATCATGCAGCTCCCGGGCTATAACAGCGCGTTCTTTCTCCTGGCTGGCTATAATACCACAGGAAAGACGCCTCAACTGGTCCTGTGCCCTTTTGATTACTGTTATGTCCATTGCTATTCCACATAAACCACGAACAGATTCCTGCTCGTCGTATAGGGGAAATTTCACGGAAAGATAGGCATGGGTGCCATCTTTCTGAGAGACGCTTTCCTCTACCTGTATCGACTGCCTCTCCTTGAAAACTCGCACCTCGTTCGTACGAAACTGAGCGGCTATCTTCTCCGGAAATATTTCATAGTCGGTTTTGCCAACGATCTCCTGATTTCGCACATCAAACAACTCTTCAAACTGGGAATTGACCATTACATATCGATATTCTTTGTCTTTGATATAGACAACCGCAGGCATATATTTAATAATGCTCGTAATCTCCCTTGTCTTTTCCTTTACCTGTAATTCGAGATCTTTGGAATAATGCCCGAGCTTTTCTTTAGCAAGTTTGAGCTCTTCCTCCGCACGTTTCCTCGCGGTGACATCAATCAAAACAGCCAGGGATCGAACTATATCCCCTTTGTCATCCCGCTCAGCGATAGCTGATAAGAGTACATCTATAGTTTCCCCGTTTTTTCTGGTAAATTGATACGGAATATCCTTTACAAAACCAGTCCTCAAGAATTCAGAAAATACTCTCTCTTCAGCCAGCAGGCGCGAATCTTCCGTTAAAAACTCGGTAAAGTTTCGACCAATCACCTCGTCTGGTTCGTATCCAAGGGCTTCAACCCAATAGTCACTAACACTGACCAGCCGACCTTTCGCATCTATCGAGTGCAACATGGCAGGTGTGTTATTATAAAGAGAACGGTATCGCTCTTCACTTTCACGGAGTGTCTTCTCGACCTTTCTCCGTTTTACGATTTCATTACTTGCCTGTTTATAGAGAAAGAGAACAGATAATCCGATAAAAACGCATATTGCCAGGATTATATTGCCCATACTCCTGATTAAGGGATCAAAGACTTTTTTGGCAATTTCCCGGAACCCCCGCAAATAAATAACGTTCCAGCCCGGATAATTATCAAGTTCAACCTGTTGCATCAGGTATGCATTCCCTGTCTTATCAATAACATGATTCTTATCTTTCTTCAGTCCACTCCAGCTCCACGGACCGTTACCAAATTGTCGCGTCATAGCAATCTGAGAAATCTGATCAGGTGAAAGTTCCCACAAGAGTTTGTAAAGCCAATCCTCTCGATTGGAAATGAAAACCACACCATGAGGATCTGTGAGTACTATGGTACCTTCATAAACGTGCTTAAAATCCTTTTCCAAGGGTGTAATTGAGGCCTTGATAACAGCAACCCCTATCGGAACATCTCTGTCTTT
This window contains:
- a CDS encoding PAS domain S-box protein → MKLRVILIVLSLLAFLSTSLGGYSYYTSLKEAAFKEANVQTALQLETIKNHLSSFLGENLKSARVLAGLKELQQALFKPDNNSLKKANSVLDHFKNALDVNVCYLIDRNGNTIASSNRDAPDSFVGENYAFRPYFRKAIKGSTSIYMALGVTSGKRGVYYSHSVCGKDRDVPIGVAVIKASITPLEKDFKHVYEGTIVLTDPHGVVFISNREDWLYKLLWELSPDQISQIAMTRQFGNGPWSWSGLKKDKNHVIDKTGNAYLMQQVELDNYPGWNVIYLRGFREIAKKVFDPLIRSMGNIILAICVFIGLSVLFLYKQASNEIVKRRKVEKTLRESEERYRSLYNNTPAMLHSIDAKGRLVSVSDYWVEALGYEPDEVIGRNFTEFLTEDSRLLAEERVFSEFLRTGFVKDIPYQFTRKNGETIDVLLSAIAERDDKGDIVRSLAVLIDVTARKRAEEELKLAKEKLGHYSKDLELQVKEKTREITSIIKYMPAVVYIKDKEYRYVMVNSQFEELFDVRNQEIVGKTDYEIFPEKIAAQFRTNEVRVFKERQSIQVEESVSQKDGTHAYLSVKFPLYDEQESVRGLCGIAMDITVIKRAQDQLRRLSCGIIASQEKERAVIARELHDELGQMLTALRMDCVWIKEGLGKNNPKMVERTLIMCNLID